From Granulicella sp. WH15, the proteins below share one genomic window:
- a CDS encoding carboxypeptidase regulatory-like domain-containing protein, producing the protein MADVTGAVSGVIRDSSGAAVPGASIVITELSTNVRHTLTSTADGRYNFLSLAPGHYRVTVSATGFQTSTIQDIDVKVNDQLQFDLALVVGGVQQSVEVEANSVQVQTSSTQMGGTIESKEMLALPLNGRSYLDLLSLQAGVAPRPSSSAATDRPLDSGLSSNSGNVSVNGQPETANAFLVNGGDVSETKNNGAGLIPNIDSVAEFRLITNSFDAEYGKFTGAIMNTITKSGSNKIHGDGFEFYRNDAMDAKGYLDPVKATLKRNQFGYAVGGPIWKDRLFWFTDYQGSRQTAGVPSTSIAVPTAAQRSGQFAPSVFGTAKVNGAAFAATLASRLGRSVSSGELYSSVFPDGNLAGAIDPIAAKEISFIPAANVGSSYSPAGLNNTVRDDKAGQRIDFHNQKTGDWAFYYVFDDSNSYNQSSASNYLPGFAVTTPTRAQMFMVSNTKIIGSTMVNEARATFFRTAIQTAQPDFSQPGNKTTLASLGYNTSPTGLGIVPSGPVGYGESVPPEIFNSFAFGNPLTNMKSVDNNYMASDTFSKLMGAHSLKFGGETRYYQLNVRNVCAPNGQFNYTGGETGSDFADFLLGAPSQYTQCSEQLLDNRARYSGAFFEDTWKARHNLTLNLGVRYEIPVPWYDKYDRLDTFIQGVQSTQFPQAPLGNLFPGDPGVRRTISPTFYNRFGPRLGLAYAPEFDNGLMRAIFGSAGKSSIRAAYGIYYLGAADSANFGVIGSAPYGLYWNSSAQPTLDEPFRTRSNGESQTQRFPFTLPVAGDPNNSKLSFKVFEPIVGPGLNTNNKLAYAEHYNMSFQRQISSSTVLTVAYVGTQSHNLQGDLNLNVGDPNLCLSLAASGATPTCGPNNEKQVFTRPDGSKVYGTLIGMQNQQLGGVIFGHVHLYSNIGASNYNSLQVTLERKARNFSFLGAYTYGKSIDNVSTTFLPSDFRRNRAVSPFDLRHNFVVSYNYQIPFERAFGNLPKRLTEGWNVSGITRFATGFPITVSQSGDLALTGFSFDFPNYSGTPVSKSNPRAPSHQYFNKSAFTTEVVGVIGNSNPRPVFGPGILNTDAGVSKLTKIRDGYSFEVRAEFFNIFNHAQFTSVQGNFASSQFGQVTAAAPARIGQISAKFLF; encoded by the coding sequence ATGGCCGATGTGACAGGCGCTGTTTCAGGCGTCATCCGTGACAGCTCCGGAGCGGCGGTTCCTGGAGCCTCTATCGTCATCACGGAGTTAAGCACGAACGTTCGCCATACGCTGACCAGCACGGCCGATGGCCGCTACAATTTTCTTTCGCTGGCTCCCGGCCACTACAGGGTGACTGTCTCCGCCACTGGATTCCAGACGTCTACGATTCAGGATATCGACGTCAAGGTGAACGATCAGTTGCAGTTCGATCTGGCGCTGGTGGTTGGAGGCGTGCAGCAGAGCGTCGAGGTGGAGGCCAACAGCGTGCAGGTGCAGACCTCGAGCACGCAGATGGGCGGCACGATCGAGTCGAAGGAGATGCTGGCGCTGCCGTTGAATGGCCGCAGCTATCTTGATCTGCTGAGCCTGCAGGCCGGTGTCGCGCCGCGTCCCAGCAGCTCGGCGGCGACGGATCGGCCGCTCGACAGCGGGCTTTCCAGCAACTCGGGAAACGTCTCCGTGAACGGACAGCCCGAGACGGCGAACGCCTTCCTGGTCAATGGTGGCGACGTCAGCGAGACGAAAAATAACGGCGCGGGACTTATTCCTAACATCGACTCGGTGGCCGAGTTCCGCCTGATTACGAACAGCTTCGATGCCGAGTACGGCAAGTTCACCGGCGCGATCATGAACACCATCACCAAGTCGGGAAGCAATAAGATCCACGGCGATGGATTCGAGTTCTACCGGAACGACGCGATGGATGCCAAGGGGTATCTCGACCCGGTGAAGGCGACGCTAAAACGTAACCAGTTTGGTTACGCAGTCGGCGGTCCCATCTGGAAGGATCGTCTCTTTTGGTTCACGGACTATCAGGGATCGCGCCAGACGGCCGGTGTACCCTCAACCTCCATCGCTGTGCCAACGGCAGCCCAGCGCAGTGGACAGTTTGCTCCGAGCGTCTTCGGAACTGCCAAGGTGAATGGAGCAGCTTTCGCTGCGACTCTCGCGTCTCGCCTGGGCCGTTCGGTCTCCTCCGGTGAGTTGTATAGCTCTGTGTTTCCGGACGGCAACCTCGCGGGTGCAATCGATCCGATTGCGGCTAAAGAAATCTCGTTCATTCCCGCCGCCAATGTGGGAAGCTCTTACTCTCCCGCTGGCTTGAACAACACGGTTCGCGACGATAAAGCAGGGCAGAGAATCGACTTCCATAACCAGAAGACGGGCGACTGGGCCTTCTACTACGTCTTCGACGATTCGAACTCGTACAACCAGTCCTCTGCTTCAAACTATCTGCCCGGCTTTGCCGTTACCACTCCGACTCGTGCGCAGATGTTCATGGTGAGCAACACCAAGATCATTGGATCGACGATGGTCAACGAGGCTCGCGCAACCTTCTTCCGTACGGCGATCCAGACAGCACAGCCGGACTTTTCGCAACCCGGTAACAAGACCACGCTGGCCAGCCTCGGTTATAACACCAGCCCGACTGGCCTTGGCATCGTGCCTTCGGGACCAGTTGGTTATGGCGAGTCTGTCCCCCCTGAGATATTCAACAGCTTTGCCTTCGGTAATCCGCTGACGAACATGAAGTCGGTCGATAACAACTACATGGCGAGCGATACGTTCTCGAAGCTGATGGGTGCGCACTCGCTAAAGTTTGGCGGCGAGACGCGTTACTACCAGTTGAACGTGCGCAACGTCTGCGCCCCGAATGGACAGTTCAACTACACGGGCGGCGAGACGGGCAGCGATTTTGCCGACTTCCTGCTGGGTGCGCCCTCGCAGTACACGCAGTGCTCGGAGCAACTGCTGGACAATCGTGCTCGCTACTCTGGCGCTTTTTTTGAAGACACCTGGAAGGCGCGGCACAACCTGACACTGAATCTGGGAGTTCGCTACGAGATCCCGGTGCCCTGGTATGACAAGTACGATCGCCTCGATACCTTTATCCAGGGAGTGCAGTCGACGCAGTTTCCGCAGGCTCCGCTGGGCAATCTCTTTCCCGGTGACCCCGGCGTGCGCCGTACCATCTCGCCCACCTTCTATAACCGTTTCGGACCGCGTCTCGGCTTGGCCTACGCGCCGGAGTTTGATAATGGACTGATGCGGGCTATCTTCGGCTCGGCGGGGAAGAGCAGTATCCGTGCGGCCTACGGTATCTACTACTTGGGCGCGGCGGACTCGGCCAACTTCGGCGTCATCGGTTCGGCTCCCTATGGGCTCTATTGGAATAGCTCGGCGCAGCCCACACTAGATGAGCCCTTCCGCACACGCTCGAATGGTGAGTCCCAGACTCAGCGCTTTCCCTTCACACTGCCCGTGGCTGGCGATCCGAATAACTCGAAGCTCAGCTTCAAGGTATTCGAGCCGATCGTTGGACCCGGTCTGAACACGAACAACAAACTGGCTTATGCTGAGCACTACAACATGTCGTTTCAGCGTCAGATCTCCTCTTCGACCGTACTGACGGTGGCCTATGTGGGCACGCAGAGCCACAACCTGCAGGGTGATCTCAACCTCAACGTCGGCGATCCGAACCTCTGCCTCTCGTTGGCGGCCAGCGGTGCGACACCGACCTGCGGACCCAACAACGAAAAGCAGGTCTTTACCCGGCCCGATGGCAGCAAGGTATACGGAACGCTGATCGGTATGCAAAATCAGCAGTTAGGCGGAGTGATCTTCGGGCACGTCCACCTTTACAGCAATATCGGTGCCTCCAACTACAACTCGTTGCAGGTGACCCTGGAGCGTAAGGCGCGCAACTTCTCTTTCCTGGGCGCTTATACCTATGGCAAGTCGATCGACAACGTATCGACGACCTTCCTGCCATCGGACTTCCGCCGCAACCGTGCAGTCTCGCCATTCGATCTGAGACACAACTTTGTCGTCAGCTACAACTACCAGATTCCCTTCGAGCGGGCGTTCGGCAACCTGCCTAAGCGGCTGACCGAGGGTTGGAACGTGAGCGGTATTACCCGTTTCGCGACCGGCTTCCCGATTACCGTAAGTCAGTCGGGCGACCTTGCTCTCACCGGCTTCTCGTTTGACTTCCCGAACTACTCAGGTACTCCGGTCTCGAAGTCGAACCCGCGCGCACCTTCGCATCAATACTTCAATAAGAGTGCGTTCACAACCGAAGTCGTGGGCGTGATCGGCAACTCGAACCCGCGGCCTGTGTTTGGCCCCGGCATTCTGAATACGGATGCAGGTGTGTCGAAGCTGACGAAGATTCGTGATGGATACTCCTTTGAGGTACGTGCGGAGTTCTTCAACATCTTCAACCACGCTCAGTTCACTTCGGTGCAGGGTAACTTTGCGAGCAGTCAGTTCGGCCAGGTGACGGCCGCTGCGCCCGCTCGTATCGGTCAGATCAGCGCGAAGTTCCTCTTCTAA
- a CDS encoding efflux RND transporter permease subunit, with translation MNFSRIFILRPVATALMMAAILVLGLAAYTSLPVSALPQADYPTIQVQTFYPGASPEVMASGVTAPLERQFGQVPGLTQMTSTSSDGSSIIVLQFALDLSIDVAEQEVQAGINAAQGFLPTDLPVPPVYSKSNPADAPVLTLALTSEALPLSKVEDLVDSRLTPKISQLSGVGLVTISGGQKPAVRIQVNPVALASYGLNLEDLRSALAATTVNTAKGSFDGPAQSFQINANDQLLSSAGFRDVVVAYRNGSPVMLQDVAKITDGIENTKLAAWENKTPAVIVNIRRQPGANTIAVVKEIEDLLPALKTSLPASIKLDVLTDRTTTIHASVRDVEYELMLTIGLVILVIFVFLRNFAATAIPSIAVPLSLVGTLAVMYLLGYSLNNLTLMAFTISTGFVVDDAIVMLENISRYLEEGMEPVEAALKGAGQIGFTIISLTISLIAVLIPLLFMGDIVGRLFREFAISLSITILISAFVSLTLTPMMSSRLLRHTPVSEQNRFYRWTETAFERIIAAYGRALRWVLKHETATLLVASAMLVLTIYQFIEIPKGFFPVQDTGILQGISQAPESISFTAMVRKQQQLSEVILKDPAVASLSSFIGADGTNTTLNSGRVQINLKPVSERHLTAAQVAARLESNLQKQVPGIQLYLQPVQDLTVDDRASRTQYQYTLEDPNIEELGYWTDKMVAELRKLPQIADVATDQAPNGVSAKLSIDRPTASRFNITPDAVDSTLYDAYGQRQISTLYTQSNQYHVILEALPEFQKNPSQLDQIYIQGASNSSGTNAAQSTSGRTSSASTGVLSTLSPTSTSGISSTTNNSLTTSSGTGISTTTPQQTTLTSTNSPSTGLASTAPVSGLASTTSGSSSSNSQSQSASVGSSNNQSSPGTSSTQSTPVPLSAISHYEMVRSPLIIEHQGQFPVVTISFNVAPGYSLGQAIEAVDKTQQQLHMPASVQASEQGTASAFKSLGSNEAILILAALAAVYIVLGVLYESFIHPLTILSTLPSAGVGALLALRLFHLDLDIIAVIGIILLIGIVKKNGIMIVDFALEAERDHGKSSTESIFEASQLRFRPIMMTTLCALFAGIPLAFGSGIGSELRRPLGVAMVGGLLVSQALTLFTTPVIYVFFDRLSKRFKHREPSRLTLDTAENA, from the coding sequence ATGAACTTTTCGCGCATCTTCATTCTTCGTCCGGTGGCTACCGCACTTATGATGGCCGCCATTCTCGTGCTTGGACTGGCGGCCTATACCAGCCTGCCCGTGTCGGCGCTTCCGCAGGCAGACTACCCCACCATCCAGGTGCAAACGTTCTATCCGGGCGCGAGCCCCGAAGTCATGGCATCCGGCGTGACCGCGCCGCTTGAGCGCCAGTTCGGCCAGGTCCCCGGCCTTACCCAGATGACCTCCACCAGCTCGGACGGAAGCTCCATCATCGTTCTGCAGTTTGCCTTGGACCTCAGCATAGACGTCGCCGAGCAAGAGGTGCAGGCAGGCATCAATGCCGCGCAGGGCTTCCTCCCCACCGACCTCCCTGTTCCTCCTGTGTACAGTAAGTCGAATCCAGCCGATGCCCCCGTCCTCACACTTGCTCTCACCTCCGAAGCACTGCCGCTGTCGAAGGTAGAAGACTTAGTCGACAGCCGACTTACTCCGAAGATCTCACAGCTAAGCGGCGTCGGCCTGGTAACGATCAGCGGCGGGCAGAAGCCTGCGGTCCGCATCCAGGTAAATCCAGTAGCACTCGCTTCCTATGGTCTGAATCTCGAAGACCTTCGCTCAGCACTAGCCGCCACAACAGTGAACACGGCCAAGGGCAGCTTCGATGGTCCCGCACAGAGCTTCCAGATCAATGCCAACGATCAGCTCTTATCTAGCGCAGGCTTCCGTGATGTAGTCGTGGCCTACCGCAACGGTTCGCCGGTCATGCTGCAAGATGTAGCCAAGATCACCGACGGCATCGAAAACACAAAGCTCGCAGCCTGGGAGAACAAAACTCCAGCCGTCATCGTCAATATTCGCAGGCAACCCGGCGCAAACACCATCGCAGTAGTGAAGGAGATCGAAGACCTTCTTCCCGCGCTCAAAACATCTCTCCCCGCCTCCATAAAGCTCGACGTACTGACGGATAGGACAACCACTATTCACGCATCAGTCCGTGATGTGGAGTACGAGCTGATGCTGACCATCGGCCTCGTCATCCTGGTGATCTTTGTCTTCCTCCGAAACTTCGCTGCGACGGCGATCCCCAGCATCGCGGTTCCTCTCTCACTTGTGGGCACCCTGGCAGTCATGTACCTGCTCGGTTACAGCCTCAACAACCTGACCCTGATGGCCTTCACCATCTCGACCGGCTTTGTCGTGGACGACGCCATCGTGATGCTGGAAAACATCTCGCGTTACCTGGAAGAAGGTATGGAGCCGGTTGAGGCCGCCCTTAAGGGCGCCGGGCAGATTGGCTTCACCATCATCTCCCTCACCATCTCCCTGATCGCCGTACTCATCCCGCTGCTCTTCATGGGCGATATCGTAGGCCGCCTCTTTCGCGAGTTCGCCATCTCGCTCAGCATCACTATTCTGATCTCCGCATTCGTATCGCTCACATTGACGCCGATGATGAGCTCCCGCCTACTGCGCCACACGCCTGTCTCCGAACAGAACCGCTTCTATCGCTGGACCGAGACGGCCTTCGAACGCATCATTGCCGCCTATGGCCGCGCGCTACGCTGGGTGCTAAAGCATGAGACGGCAACGTTACTCGTCGCATCGGCCATGCTTGTCCTTACCATCTATCAGTTCATCGAGATACCCAAGGGCTTCTTCCCCGTACAAGATACAGGCATCCTCCAAGGTATCTCACAAGCCCCCGAATCCATCTCGTTCACCGCGATGGTTCGCAAGCAACAGCAGCTCAGCGAGGTCATCCTCAAAGATCCAGCCGTCGCCAGCCTGTCTTCCTTCATCGGAGCTGACGGAACGAATACTACGCTAAACAGCGGCCGCGTCCAGATCAACCTGAAGCCGGTCTCTGAACGCCATCTCACCGCTGCCCAGGTAGCTGCCAGGTTAGAAAGCAACCTCCAAAAACAAGTTCCTGGCATCCAACTCTATCTGCAACCAGTGCAAGACCTTACGGTAGACGATCGCGCCAGCCGCACCCAGTACCAGTACACTCTCGAAGACCCCAATATCGAAGAGCTTGGATACTGGACCGACAAGATGGTTGCCGAGCTTCGCAAGCTTCCGCAGATCGCGGACGTCGCAACAGACCAAGCCCCGAATGGAGTCAGCGCGAAGCTCTCCATCGACCGCCCCACCGCCTCCCGTTTCAACATCACACCCGACGCCGTCGACTCGACACTGTACGACGCATACGGCCAACGTCAGATCAGCACCCTCTACACGCAATCCAACCAGTATCACGTCATTCTCGAAGCATTGCCCGAGTTCCAGAAGAACCCCTCGCAACTCGATCAGATCTACATCCAGGGAGCCAGCAACTCCAGTGGCACCAATGCGGCACAAAGCACCTCCGGCCGCACATCCAGCGCATCAACCGGAGTGCTTTCGACGCTCTCGCCCACTTCGACAAGTGGCATCAGCTCCACCACCAACAACTCGCTTACGACAAGCAGCGGTACCGGCATATCCACTACGACACCACAGCAAACCACACTCACTTCCACCAATTCACCCAGCACTGGGCTGGCATCCACCGCTCCAGTAAGTGGCTTGGCGTCCACGACCTCCGGCTCATCGTCCAGCAACAGCCAATCCCAATCGGCATCCGTTGGCTCATCCAACAACCAAAGCTCTCCAGGCACCTCCAGCACCCAGTCAACACCAGTGCCCCTCTCCGCAATCAGCCATTACGAGATGGTCCGATCGCCGCTCATCATTGAGCATCAGGGACAGTTCCCTGTCGTCACCATCTCGTTCAATGTCGCACCGGGATACTCACTCGGCCAGGCAATCGAAGCTGTAGATAAAACTCAGCAACAGTTACATATGCCCGCCAGCGTTCAGGCCAGCGAGCAAGGTACGGCCTCGGCATTCAAGTCCCTCGGCTCCAATGAGGCGATCCTGATTTTGGCTGCGCTTGCAGCGGTTTATATCGTGCTCGGAGTTCTGTATGAAAGCTTCATCCATCCGCTTACGATCCTCTCCACGTTGCCATCGGCTGGCGTCGGTGCCCTGCTCGCCTTGCGACTCTTCCACCTCGACCTGGACATCATCGCAGTCATCGGAATCATTCTTCTCATCGGCATTGTGAAGAAGAACGGAATCATGATCGTCGACTTCGCTCTCGAAGCAGAACGAGATCATGGCAAAAGTTCGACAGAGTCGATCTTCGAAGCATCGCAGCTACGCTTCCGCCCCATCATGATGACCACACTGTGCGCTCTCTTCGCTGGCATTCCCTTGGCCTTCGGATCGGGGATCGGCTCGGAGCTGCGCCGTCCGCTCGGCGTCGCTATGGTCGGCGGTCTCCTCGTCAGCCAGGCGTTGACCCTCTTCACCACACCGGTCATCTATGTCTTCTTCGATCGTCTGTCCAAACGCTTCAAACATCGTGAGCCATCGCGACTCACTCTCGACACGGCGGAGAACGCATGA
- a CDS encoding efflux RND transporter periplasmic adaptor subunit translates to MLLIAASAVLISRRKAANSGANADQPTIPTIEVASATRGDIGMYIDALGTVTPQATINLYSQVTGRVVGVHYVEGQMVHRGDPLIDIDPRPYQAQLQQVEGTLEHDRLLLQQAQMDLKRYQEASGEQAIARQTYEDQKLLVDQYQATIKNDIGQVQYAQVQLDYCHLTSPIDGRVGLRLIDPGNTVFAGGSNPLVVVTQLRPITIVFDVAEDHLNEIGDEVTRRQMLPVDAFDRSLQHKIATGKLLTLDNLVDTSTGTVRFRAQFPNIDLKLFPNQFVNARLQVKTLHDVVLIPSAAVQRNGIKSFAYVLTGNTVKMHDITELTTEGPTSAVQGINTGDVVAITGFDKLQDGQQITVQRQPQAAKAPVESAR, encoded by the coding sequence GTGCTGCTCATCGCCGCGAGCGCCGTGCTCATCTCACGACGCAAAGCAGCAAACAGCGGTGCCAACGCGGACCAGCCCACAATCCCGACTATCGAAGTCGCTTCCGCGACTCGCGGCGACATCGGCATGTACATCGACGCGCTCGGAACCGTCACTCCCCAGGCCACAATCAACCTCTACAGCCAGGTCACCGGCCGAGTCGTCGGAGTTCATTACGTCGAGGGCCAGATGGTCCATCGTGGAGACCCACTTATCGACATCGACCCGCGTCCCTATCAAGCTCAGCTGCAGCAGGTAGAAGGCACGCTGGAGCACGACCGCCTGCTGCTGCAACAGGCGCAGATGGATCTCAAGCGTTATCAAGAAGCATCGGGCGAGCAGGCAATTGCACGCCAGACCTATGAAGACCAGAAGCTCCTTGTAGATCAGTACCAGGCGACGATCAAGAACGACATCGGTCAGGTGCAGTATGCGCAGGTACAGCTGGACTACTGCCATCTCACCTCTCCCATCGACGGCCGGGTAGGCCTGCGTCTGATCGACCCAGGCAACACGGTCTTTGCCGGGGGCTCCAATCCCCTCGTCGTGGTCACACAGCTTCGCCCAATTACCATAGTCTTCGATGTCGCCGAAGATCATCTCAATGAGATCGGCGATGAGGTCACGCGCCGCCAGATGCTACCCGTGGATGCCTTCGACCGCTCTCTGCAACACAAGATCGCAACCGGCAAGCTCCTGACACTCGATAACCTCGTTGACACATCAACAGGCACCGTACGCTTCAGGGCTCAGTTTCCAAACATCGACCTGAAGCTCTTCCCCAATCAGTTTGTCAACGCTCGCCTTCAAGTAAAGACCCTGCATGATGTAGTCCTCATCCCCAGCGCAGCCGTTCAGCGCAACGGCATCAAGTCGTTTGCTTATGTACTCACCGGCAACACCGTCAAGATGCACGACATCACTGAGCTGACCACCGAAGGTCCCACCTCCGCCGTTCAAGGTATCAACACCGGCGACGTCGTCGCGATCACAGGCTTCGACAAGCTACAGGACGGACAACAGATCACCGTGCAGCGCCAACCCCAGGCTGCGAAGGCACCGGTCGAGAGCGCGCGATGA
- a CDS encoding TetR/AcrR family transcriptional regulator yields MDNAKPAESLNKHQAKTAATLRSVLDAAEKIFVRDGYERAQIEAIAAQAGRTKGAVYAHFHSKEDIFFALIERKANSRREAFLSAMENDPQERHLEIVRELFLDVIEEENWPILLLEFKLFALRNKDSLQRVRELYRLLYDDASKNFFKNVSSEADKDRLHIALAILRGISNAVALEKQFNPVLNSRPMTRQVLGKVFDVLIMGSGSEVQLQKDPRGTKSVAAPGAKPKVRRSKKVLPEK; encoded by the coding sequence ATGGATAATGCCAAACCAGCCGAGTCACTGAACAAGCATCAAGCCAAGACCGCGGCAACCCTGCGCAGTGTTCTGGACGCGGCGGAAAAGATCTTCGTCCGGGATGGGTATGAGCGGGCTCAGATCGAGGCGATCGCCGCGCAGGCTGGCCGGACGAAGGGCGCGGTGTACGCCCACTTCCATAGCAAGGAAGATATCTTCTTTGCCTTGATCGAGCGCAAGGCCAACAGCCGGCGTGAGGCGTTTCTGAGCGCAATGGAGAACGATCCCCAGGAACGTCACCTTGAGATTGTGAGGGAGCTGTTCCTCGATGTCATCGAGGAGGAGAACTGGCCGATTCTGCTGCTCGAATTTAAACTTTTTGCGCTGCGGAATAAAGACTCCCTGCAGCGGGTGAGGGAACTCTATCGACTGCTTTACGATGACGCATCCAAGAATTTTTTTAAGAATGTTTCTTCGGAGGCTGATAAAGATCGGCTGCACATCGCTCTGGCTATTCTGCGTGGAATCTCGAATGCCGTCGCTTTGGAGAAGCAGTTCAACCCTGTGCTGAACTCAAGGCCAATGACACGACAGGTTCTGGGCAAGGTCTTCGACGTCCTGATAATGGGAAGTGGCTCCGAGGTGCAATTGCAGAAGGACCCACGCGGGACTAAGTCGGTAGCTGCTCCAGGGGCCAAGCCCAAAGTGCGTCGGAGCAAGAAAGTCTTGCCGGAGAAGTAG
- a CDS encoding aminotransferase class I/II-fold pyridoxal phosphate-dependent enzyme, which yields MTVTASRLHLSDIAPTVIQSEIRAMSVECDRVGGINLAQGICDTDLPQLVAAGAVDAIESGFNIYTRLDGIAPLREVIAHKLASFNGMTVDPATEVLVTNGATGALYASLLALLNPGDEVLLFEPFYGYHVSTLVSLRMKPVPVALAAPDWQLDLDAVRSAITPRTRAILVNTPSNPSGKVFGQTELEAIAALAIEHDLFVFTDEIYEHFLFDGEKHISLATLPGMADRTITISGLSKTFSITGWRIGYLAAAPQWIAAIGYFHDLTYICAPAPLQHGAAAGLRGLADTDFYANLSTEYQAKRDELCAALTDAGLTPSIPAGAYYILADASKVPGTLARDKARNLLVSTGVAAVAGSAFFRPGRGEHLLRFCFGKKPGDLTRACDQLRKLA from the coding sequence ATGACCGTGACCGCCTCTCGCCTCCATCTCTCCGACATCGCTCCCACCGTCATTCAGTCCGAGATCCGCGCCATGTCCGTCGAATGTGATCGCGTCGGCGGCATCAACCTGGCGCAGGGCATCTGCGACACTGACCTTCCGCAACTGGTCGCGGCTGGTGCGGTGGACGCCATCGAGAGTGGCTTCAATATCTATACTCGCCTCGACGGAATTGCCCCTTTGCGAGAGGTCATCGCGCACAAACTGGCGAGCTTCAATGGCATGACCGTCGACCCGGCGACAGAGGTGTTGGTTACTAACGGCGCGACAGGCGCTCTCTATGCCTCTCTGCTCGCGCTGCTCAATCCTGGCGATGAGGTTCTGCTCTTCGAGCCCTTCTATGGATATCACGTCAGCACGCTGGTATCGCTTCGTATGAAGCCAGTGCCGGTAGCTCTGGCTGCGCCGGACTGGCAGCTTGATCTTGATGCGGTACGCTCAGCCATTACTCCGCGTACTCGCGCCATCCTCGTCAACACGCCGTCGAACCCATCAGGTAAGGTCTTCGGTCAGACTGAGTTGGAGGCGATTGCCGCTCTCGCTATCGAACACGATCTCTTTGTCTTTACCGATGAGATCTACGAACACTTTCTCTTCGATGGAGAAAAGCATATCTCCCTGGCGACGCTCCCCGGCATGGCCGATCGCACCATCACCATCTCGGGCCTGTCGAAGACCTTCAGCATCACGGGCTGGCGCATAGGCTATTTGGCCGCAGCTCCGCAGTGGATCGCGGCTATCGGTTACTTCCACGACCTGACTTACATCTGCGCGCCCGCGCCTTTGCAGCATGGAGCAGCTGCGGGGCTTCGTGGCCTTGCCGACACCGATTTTTACGCTAACCTATCCACCGAGTACCAGGCCAAACGCGATGAGTTATGCGCGGCCCTTACCGATGCCGGACTTACTCCGTCTATCCCCGCGGGAGCTTACTACATCCTTGCCGATGCCTCCAAGGTCCCCGGCACATTGGCCCGGGACAAAGCCCGTAACCTGTTGGTGAGCACCGGAGTCGCTGCCGTTGCGGGCTCTGCCTTTTTCCGTCCCGGACGGGGAGAACACCTGCTCCGGTTTTGCTTCGGCAAGAAGCCGGGCGACCTGACCCGCGCGTGCGATCAACTCCGCAAGCTTGCCTAA